One window of Quercus robur chromosome 12, dhQueRobu3.1, whole genome shotgun sequence genomic DNA carries:
- the LOC126709527 gene encoding rust resistance kinase Lr10-like isoform X2, with translation MYSVSSVPFYIWRSHSLQLTWSGSECGRGEVKGKNCRFQENSTDVRTECKDKGSSLGSFLLILVIYALYRVYRYDKTEKENQARIEMFLEDYKALKPTRYSYNDVKRITNQFTEKLGQGAYGIVFKGKFSNEIHVAVKILNSSKGNGEEFINEVVTMGRIHHVNVVRLVSFCADGFRRALVYEFLPNESLEKFISSVDSNCFLGWEKLQDIALGIAKGIEYLHQGCDQRILHFDIKPHNILLDQNFNSKISDFGLAKLCAKDQSAVSMTTARGTMGYIAPEVFFRNFGSVSYKSDIYSFGILLLEMVGGRKNVDVTMENTSQIYFPEWIYNLLEQKEDLRVYVEDNEDAKIAKKLAIVGLWCIQWHLVDRPSMKVVVQMLEGEGDKLTMPPNPFASIGPTRINVSMLARR, from the exons ATGTATAGCGTTTCATCAGTTCCATTTTATATATGGCGTTCTCATTCTCTTCAATTGACATGGTCCGGATCGGAGTGCGGACGCGGTGAAGTGAAAGGCAAGAACTGTAGATTCCAGGAAAATAGCACTGATGTGAGAACTGAGTGCAAAGACAAAG GTTCCAGCTTGGGGTCATTTCTTTTGATACTAGTAATCTATGCACTCTACCGTGTCTATCGCTATGAcaaaacagagaaagaaaatcAAGCTAGGATTGAAATGTTTTTGGAGGATTACAAAGCTCTCAAGCCCACAAGGTACTCGTATAACGATGTTAAAAGAATTACAAATCAATTTACTGAGAAGTTAGGACAAGGAGCCTATGGAATAGTattcaaaggaaaattttcaaatgaaatcCATGTAGCCGTGAAGATCCTGAACAGTTCCAAGGGCAATGGGGAAGAATTCATAAATGAAGTGGTAACAATGGGTAGAATCCACCATGTTAATGTGGTTCGCTTGGTTAGCTTTTGTGCTGATGGATTTAGAAGAGCTCTAGTGTATGAGTTCTTACCAAATGAATCACTAGAGAAGTTCATTTCCTCAGTAGATTCTAACTGTTTCCTTGGTTGGGAAAAGCTACAAGACATTGCTCTCGGCATAGCAAAAGGAATTGAATATCTTCACCAAGGATGTGATCAACGAATCCTCCATTTTGATATTAAACCTCATAATATTTTGCTAGaccaaaatttcaattcaaaaatttctgattttggtttggccaaGTTGTGTGCAAAAGATCAAAGTGCAGTGTCTATGACCACAGCTAGGGGGACCATGGGTTACATTGCACCCGAAGTGTTCTTTAGGAACTTTGGGAGCGTGTCTTACAAATCAGATATTTATAGTTTTGGAATATTGTTGCTTGAAATGGTTGGAGGTAGGAAAAATGTTGATGTAACCATGGAGAACACTAGCCAAATATATTTCCCAGAATGGATCTACAATTTGTTAGAGCAAAAAGAAGACCTACGAGTCTATGTTGAGGATAATGAAGATGCTAAAATTGCAAAGAAACTCGCAATTGTAGGACTCTGGTGCATCCAATGGCACCTAGTGGATCGTCCTTCAATGAAAGTTGTGGTCCAAATGTTGGAAGGAGAAGGAGATAAGTTAACCATGCCTCCTAATCCCTTTGCATCTATAGGCCCTACAAGAATCAATGTAAGTATGCTTGCAAGGCGTTAG
- the LOC126709527 gene encoding rust resistance kinase Lr10-like isoform X1, producing the protein MYSVSSVPFYIWRSHSLQLTWSGSECGRGEVKGKNCRFQENSTDVRTECKDKGTLTKIVITGSSLGSFLLILVIYALYRVYRYDKTEKENQARIEMFLEDYKALKPTRYSYNDVKRITNQFTEKLGQGAYGIVFKGKFSNEIHVAVKILNSSKGNGEEFINEVVTMGRIHHVNVVRLVSFCADGFRRALVYEFLPNESLEKFISSVDSNCFLGWEKLQDIALGIAKGIEYLHQGCDQRILHFDIKPHNILLDQNFNSKISDFGLAKLCAKDQSAVSMTTARGTMGYIAPEVFFRNFGSVSYKSDIYSFGILLLEMVGGRKNVDVTMENTSQIYFPEWIYNLLEQKEDLRVYVEDNEDAKIAKKLAIVGLWCIQWHLVDRPSMKVVVQMLEGEGDKLTMPPNPFASIGPTRINVSMLARR; encoded by the exons ATGTATAGCGTTTCATCAGTTCCATTTTATATATGGCGTTCTCATTCTCTTCAATTGACATGGTCCGGATCGGAGTGCGGACGCGGTGAAGTGAAAGGCAAGAACTGTAGATTCCAGGAAAATAGCACTGATGTGAGAACTGAGTGCAAAGACAAAG gtACATTAACAAAAATAGTGATAACTG GTTCCAGCTTGGGGTCATTTCTTTTGATACTAGTAATCTATGCACTCTACCGTGTCTATCGCTATGAcaaaacagagaaagaaaatcAAGCTAGGATTGAAATGTTTTTGGAGGATTACAAAGCTCTCAAGCCCACAAGGTACTCGTATAACGATGTTAAAAGAATTACAAATCAATTTACTGAGAAGTTAGGACAAGGAGCCTATGGAATAGTattcaaaggaaaattttcaaatgaaatcCATGTAGCCGTGAAGATCCTGAACAGTTCCAAGGGCAATGGGGAAGAATTCATAAATGAAGTGGTAACAATGGGTAGAATCCACCATGTTAATGTGGTTCGCTTGGTTAGCTTTTGTGCTGATGGATTTAGAAGAGCTCTAGTGTATGAGTTCTTACCAAATGAATCACTAGAGAAGTTCATTTCCTCAGTAGATTCTAACTGTTTCCTTGGTTGGGAAAAGCTACAAGACATTGCTCTCGGCATAGCAAAAGGAATTGAATATCTTCACCAAGGATGTGATCAACGAATCCTCCATTTTGATATTAAACCTCATAATATTTTGCTAGaccaaaatttcaattcaaaaatttctgattttggtttggccaaGTTGTGTGCAAAAGATCAAAGTGCAGTGTCTATGACCACAGCTAGGGGGACCATGGGTTACATTGCACCCGAAGTGTTCTTTAGGAACTTTGGGAGCGTGTCTTACAAATCAGATATTTATAGTTTTGGAATATTGTTGCTTGAAATGGTTGGAGGTAGGAAAAATGTTGATGTAACCATGGAGAACACTAGCCAAATATATTTCCCAGAATGGATCTACAATTTGTTAGAGCAAAAAGAAGACCTACGAGTCTATGTTGAGGATAATGAAGATGCTAAAATTGCAAAGAAACTCGCAATTGTAGGACTCTGGTGCATCCAATGGCACCTAGTGGATCGTCCTTCAATGAAAGTTGTGGTCCAAATGTTGGAAGGAGAAGGAGATAAGTTAACCATGCCTCCTAATCCCTTTGCATCTATAGGCCCTACAAGAATCAATGTAAGTATGCTTGCAAGGCGTTAG